One genomic region from Cetobacterium ceti encodes:
- a CDS encoding YMGG-like glycine zipper-containing protein, with protein sequence MCMKLKYFLCGCIFISLLSGCSNVGSNTIGSTGVGAGTGALLGQAIGGNSEATLIGAGAGAAVGAIVGAIQDQTSTIKQENKPVYYNQAPLQYNPNYKYQYQSIPNQQY encoded by the coding sequence ATGTGTATGAAATTAAAATATTTTTTATGTGGATGTATTTTTATTAGTTTATTATCTGGATGCTCTAATGTTGGTTCTAACACGATTGGATCAACAGGGGTAGGTGCAGGTACAGGTGCTCTCTTAGGACAAGCTATAGGTGGTAATAGTGAGGCTACATTGATAGGTGCTGGTGCTGGTGCTGCTGTAGGAGCTATTGTCGGTGCTATACAAGATCAAACAAGTACTATTAAACAAGAAAATAAACCTGTTTATTATAATCAAGCACCTTTACAATATAATCCTAATTATAAGTATCAATATCAATCTATTCCTAATCAACAATATTAA